The following coding sequences lie in one Listeria ivanovii subsp. londoniensis genomic window:
- a CDS encoding TIGR02536 family ethanolamine utilization protein gives MDTESLIKSVTEEVMKRLQLLPTKKMIIMGEDVDHTLRQCYKADYQVSLYDRSERACDFLLLESIEIAEMARISLLAPMNKKEQFITDQLLQGVPVAILKDGVKAHEYRRTTKYGIRQLLQEYEDKLTRFGVEFITNSASVAKTTKVITAQDVEKRTKNKSAFILPKGSFLTPLAKDYLQEKRISIKES, from the coding sequence ATGGATACAGAATCACTCATAAAATCCGTTACGGAAGAAGTCATGAAGCGACTCCAATTATTACCGACCAAAAAAATGATTATCATGGGAGAGGACGTAGATCACACTCTCAGACAGTGTTATAAAGCTGATTACCAAGTTTCGCTTTACGATCGATCTGAACGCGCTTGTGATTTTCTGTTGTTGGAATCTATCGAAATCGCTGAAATGGCTCGCATTAGTTTGCTTGCACCAATGAACAAAAAAGAACAATTTATCACTGATCAACTTTTACAAGGTGTTCCTGTAGCAATTTTAAAAGATGGGGTCAAAGCTCATGAATACAGACGGACGACTAAATATGGTATCAGGCAATTACTACAAGAATACGAAGATAAATTAACTCGCTTTGGGGTAGAATTTATCACGAATTCAGCTAGCGTAGCGAAAACAACCAAAGTAATTACTGCGCAAGATGTGGAAAAACGAACAAAAAACAAGTCAGCATTTATTTTACCAAAAGGAAGTTTTTTAACACCACTTGCAAAAGATTATTTACAGGAAAAACGAATTAGCATTAAAGAAAGTTAG
- a CDS encoding EutN/CcmL family microcompartment protein, translated as MQIGKVTGSLWATRKDEKLNGLKLLLVEICTDEVEEVRHSIVAADNAGAGSGDIVLVTTGSAARASTGDNTIPVDACIVGIIDSVERDG; from the coding sequence ATGCAAATTGGAAAAGTTACCGGAAGTTTATGGGCAACGAGAAAAGATGAGAAACTAAATGGTTTGAAACTACTACTAGTAGAAATTTGTACCGATGAAGTGGAAGAAGTAAGACATTCCATAGTGGCAGCTGATAACGCCGGAGCTGGTAGTGGCGATATTGTTCTCGTTACAACTGGTAGCGCGGCACGAGCATCAACCGGAGATAATACGATTCCTGTAGATGCATGTATCGTTGGTATTATCGACTCGGTAGAACGTGATGGCTGA
- the eutC gene encoding ethanolamine ammonia-lyase subunit EutC produces MNEQELKQMIEGILTEMSGGEKATETDSAMPTKAVTETVVTEGSIPDITEVDIKKQLLVPEPADREGYLKMKQMTPARLGLWRAGPRYKTETILRFRADHAVAQDSVFSYVSEDLIKEMNFIPVNTKCQDKDEYLTRPDLGREFSDEMVEVIRANTTKNAKLQIVVGDGLSSAAIEANIKDILPSIKQGLKMYNLDFGNIIFVKHCRVPSMDQIGEITGADVVCLLVGERPGLVTAESMSAYIAYKPTIGMPEARRTVISNIHSGGTPPVEAGAYIAELIHNMLEKKCSGIDLK; encoded by the coding sequence ATGAACGAACAAGAATTAAAACAAATGATTGAAGGCATTTTAACTGAAATGTCTGGTGGCGAAAAAGCGACTGAAACAGATTCAGCTATGCCTACAAAAGCAGTTACTGAAACAGTTGTAACAGAAGGAAGCATTCCAGATATTACCGAAGTAGACATTAAAAAACAATTACTTGTCCCAGAACCAGCTGACCGCGAAGGCTATTTGAAAATGAAACAAATGACTCCTGCTAGACTTGGTTTATGGCGTGCAGGCCCACGTTACAAAACAGAAACAATCCTTCGTTTCCGCGCCGATCATGCGGTTGCGCAAGATTCCGTTTTCTCTTATGTTTCCGAGGATTTAATTAAAGAAATGAATTTCATCCCAGTTAATACGAAATGCCAAGATAAAGATGAATACTTAACTCGTCCAGACTTAGGTCGTGAATTCTCCGATGAAATGGTCGAAGTTATTCGCGCCAACACAACGAAAAACGCTAAATTACAAATCGTTGTCGGTGATGGACTTAGCTCAGCGGCTATCGAAGCAAACATCAAAGACATTTTACCATCCATTAAACAAGGATTGAAAATGTACAATTTAGACTTTGGAAACATTATTTTTGTTAAACATTGTCGTGTACCATCTATGGACCAAATTGGCGAAATTACTGGCGCTGACGTAGTTTGCTTACTTGTCGGGGAACGTCCCGGACTTGTAACTGCAGAATCTATGAGTGCGTATATTGCTTACAAACCAACAATCGGCATGCCAGAAGCTCGTCGTACGGTTATTTCCAATATACATAGCGGCGGAACACCACCAGTTGAAGCCGGAGCATATATTGCGGAACTAATCCACAATATGCTAGAGAAAAAATGTTCTGGAATTGATTTAAAATAA
- a CDS encoding ethanolamine utilization microcompartment shell protein gives MAEKSLGILELRSISKGYEMADNFLKAGNVTLFTFRPTCPGKFLIILQGASGELTSAMQDAKEEAGKFHVSSYIIHLVHEELLHFLQNKHTKVDIDAVGIIEISQLGAGLNAVNEALKKSAIHLKRMTLGASIGGKFVAVFTGEVSAIKEGMQILIDTAEQKKVIHHTIIPSPDELLKRYL, from the coding sequence ATGGCTGAAAAGTCCTTAGGTATTCTTGAACTCAGAAGTATAAGCAAAGGTTACGAAATGGCTGATAATTTCTTAAAAGCTGGCAATGTGACTTTGTTTACTTTTCGTCCTACTTGTCCAGGTAAATTTCTAATTATTTTGCAAGGTGCTTCCGGTGAACTTACTAGTGCGATGCAAGATGCAAAAGAAGAAGCAGGGAAATTCCACGTTTCTTCTTACATAATTCATTTAGTACATGAAGAATTGCTCCATTTTTTACAAAATAAACACACTAAAGTGGACATTGATGCAGTTGGAATTATCGAAATCAGTCAATTAGGCGCAGGGTTAAATGCCGTGAATGAAGCGTTGAAAAAATCAGCCATTCATTTAAAGCGGATGACGCTCGGTGCCTCGATTGGTGGGAAATTTGTGGCTGTTTTTACAGGGGAAGTTAGTGCTATCAAAGAAGGGATGCAGATCTTAATAGATACTGCGGAACAAAAAAAGGTGATACATCATACGATCATTCCTTCTCCTGATGAACTTTTAAAACGCTATCTATAG
- a CDS encoding cupin domain-containing protein has protein sequence MADISRDLLEQLVKQVVLEKMGNKTKQVDVSGILSIKLPEVKVAEEDRLDTGKPGDVVYTKDLVTLEESKRLGFGLMEMKDTTFDWFLDYDEVDYIIEGRLDVVIDGRTISAGPGEIIFIPKGSKIKFSVTGEARFVYVTYPADWQS, from the coding sequence ATGGCTGATATTTCAAGAGATTTACTAGAACAATTAGTCAAACAAGTTGTCTTAGAAAAGATGGGGAATAAAACTAAACAAGTTGACGTCAGTGGAATCTTATCCATTAAACTTCCAGAAGTAAAAGTCGCGGAAGAAGACCGACTAGACACGGGAAAACCTGGTGATGTTGTTTATACAAAAGATTTAGTCACTTTAGAAGAAAGCAAACGACTAGGTTTCGGTTTAATGGAAATGAAAGACACTACATTTGATTGGTTCTTAGACTATGATGAAGTAGACTATATCATTGAAGGACGACTAGATGTTGTCATTGATGGCAGAACGATTTCCGCAGGTCCAGGAGAAATTATTTTTATTCCAAAAGGAAGTAAAATCAAATTTTCAGTAACTGGAGAAGCAAGATTTGTTTATGTTACGTATCCGGCTGATTGGCAGTCGTAA
- a CDS encoding BMC domain-containing protein has translation MANANALGMIETKGLVGAVEAADAMVKAANVTLMGKEQVGGGLVTVMVRGDVGAVKAATDAGAAAAERVGELLSVHVIPRPHSEVDAILPKSAE, from the coding sequence ATGGCAAACGCAAACGCATTAGGTATGATCGAAACAAAAGGTTTAGTAGGAGCAGTAGAAGCAGCAGACGCAATGGTGAAAGCAGCGAACGTAACACTTATGGGTAAAGAACAAGTTGGTGGCGGTCTAGTAACAGTAATGGTTCGCGGCGATGTTGGCGCAGTAAAAGCAGCAACAGATGCAGGCGCAGCAGCAGCAGAACGTGTTGGAGAATTACTATCTGTACACGTAATCCCACGTCCACACAGCGAAGTAGACGCAATTCTACCAAAAAGTGCTGAATAA
- a CDS encoding helix-turn-helix transcriptional regulator, producing MEKEKIINIQPVMLNQVENQFTEQIQADFNQKNPDHSALLHSLETVEVLDVLSDYYMAHEKQKEPKKEVASSNKVGGEHKEIKQAIRFIKKNIHRSITLEEVANYVYLSPFYLSKLFKNELNINFINYVNEQKMLYAKDQLEKSDWAVHTIAKNLGFSRASYFCKVFKKTFDMTPKEYRDSLK from the coding sequence TTGGAGAAAGAAAAGATTATAAATATTCAACCCGTTATGTTGAACCAAGTAGAAAACCAATTTACAGAGCAAATTCAAGCCGATTTTAACCAAAAAAATCCTGATCACTCCGCCCTGCTCCATTCACTTGAAACGGTGGAAGTGCTGGATGTTTTGAGTGATTATTACATGGCCCATGAAAAACAAAAAGAACCAAAAAAAGAAGTCGCGTCTTCAAATAAAGTCGGCGGAGAGCATAAAGAAATCAAGCAAGCAATTCGCTTCATTAAAAAAAATATCCACCGTTCTATCACATTAGAAGAAGTCGCAAATTATGTGTATCTAAGCCCGTTTTATTTGAGTAAATTATTTAAAAATGAACTAAACATAAATTTTATCAACTATGTAAACGAACAAAAAATGCTTTACGCGAAAGACCAGCTAGAAAAAAGCGACTGGGCTGTACATACAATCGCAAAAAACTTAGGCTTTTCTAGAGCAAGTTACTTTTGTAAAGTTTTCAAAAAAACCTTTGATATGACTCCAAAAGAATATCGTGATTCTTTAAAATAA
- the eutL gene encoding ethanolamine utilization microcompartment protein EutL — protein MKNDKLPASVLSVKVVSNVDNGLFKQLDLKPHQRSLGIITSDCDDVTYTALDEATKAAEVDVVYAKSMYAGALNASTKLAGEVIGIIAGPSPAEVKSGLSVAVDFIENGASFISANEDDSVPYFAHCVSRTGTFLSKEANVAEGEAIAYLIAPPLEAMYALDAALKAADVTIGTFYGPPSETNFGGALLTGSQSACKAACDAFKMAVENVAENPLQY, from the coding sequence ATGAAAAATGATAAATTACCTGCATCCGTTTTAAGTGTCAAAGTGGTATCTAATGTAGACAATGGTTTATTCAAACAACTTGACTTAAAACCGCATCAAAGAAGTCTTGGTATTATTACATCTGATTGTGATGATGTAACTTATACAGCCCTTGACGAAGCAACAAAAGCAGCAGAAGTAGATGTTGTTTACGCGAAAAGCATGTACGCTGGTGCTTTGAATGCATCCACTAAATTAGCTGGTGAAGTAATCGGGATTATTGCCGGACCAAGCCCAGCTGAAGTAAAAAGTGGCCTTTCTGTAGCTGTAGATTTCATCGAAAATGGTGCTAGTTTCATCAGTGCCAACGAAGATGACAGTGTTCCTTATTTTGCTCACTGTGTTTCAAGAACTGGTACGTTCCTTTCCAAAGAAGCAAATGTTGCAGAAGGTGAAGCGATTGCATACTTAATCGCACCCCCACTAGAAGCAATGTACGCACTAGATGCAGCACTTAAAGCCGCTGATGTAACGATTGGTACTTTTTATGGTCCGCCGTCCGAAACAAACTTCGGTGGTGCATTATTAACTGGTAGCCAATCTGCATGTAAAGCTGCTTGTGACGCATTTAAAATGGCAGTAGAAAACGTGGCTGAAAATCCACTTCAATATTAA
- a CDS encoding ethanolamine utilization cobalamin adenosyltransferase, translating to MAILTEDELRKAYLHTDLRTKKKLDIQKGTIITPSAKSFLSEKKIELHFIDEIKETKVVVEPVKKETSRAKFQTIYGGSLDEKPEHMTHLRGSLLVFKDHPQIAFRGKLDSLEAEILEIQCSVASEYKGLAEDLQEILNFVRNIVRSEVLNEQIETVQMLGMDEKELRERSHNPKKYYQMTHFMPDYTMGSVVIHLNKLRTMVRETELAAFTAFKEADYSVKRPDIMQALNRLSSLFWILMFRVRTGEYK from the coding sequence TTGGCTATTTTGACAGAAGATGAATTACGAAAAGCCTATTTACACACCGATTTAAGGACGAAAAAAAAGCTAGATATACAAAAAGGAACGATTATTACTCCTTCAGCTAAAAGTTTTTTATCTGAAAAGAAAATCGAGCTTCATTTTATCGATGAAATAAAAGAAACAAAAGTTGTAGTAGAGCCAGTTAAAAAAGAAACATCGCGTGCAAAATTCCAAACGATTTATGGTGGTTCTTTAGACGAAAAGCCAGAGCATATGACCCATCTTCGCGGTAGCTTGCTGGTATTTAAAGACCATCCACAAATTGCCTTCCGCGGAAAACTTGATTCACTTGAAGCAGAAATACTGGAAATTCAGTGTTCGGTTGCTAGTGAATATAAGGGCCTCGCAGAAGATTTACAAGAAATCCTCAACTTTGTAAGAAATATCGTTCGATCAGAAGTATTGAACGAGCAAATCGAAACAGTCCAAATGCTAGGAATGGATGAAAAAGAACTGCGGGAACGTAGTCATAATCCTAAAAAATATTATCAAATGACCCACTTTATGCCCGATTATACGATGGGAAGTGTAGTGATTCATTTAAACAAATTAAGAACGATGGTCCGTGAAACCGAACTCGCTGCGTTTACAGCATTTAAGGAAGCGGATTATTCGGTAAAAAGGCCAGATATTATGCAAGCGCTCAATCGGTTATCCAGCTTGTTTTGGATACTTATGTTTCGCGTAAGAACTGGTGAATACAAATAG
- a CDS encoding ethanolamine ammonia-lyase subunit EutB → MILKTNLFGHTYQFKSITDVLAKANEEKSGDRLAGVAAESAEERVAAKVVLSKMTLGELRNNPVVPYETDEVTRIIQDQVNDRIHDSIKNWTVEELREWILDHKTTDADIKRVARGLTSEIIAAVTKLMSNLDLIYGAKKIRVIAHANTTIGLPGTFSARLQPNHPTDDPDGILASLMEGLTYGIGDAVIGLNPVDDSTDSVVRLLNKFEEFRSKWDVPTQTCVLAHVKTQMEAMRRGAPTGLVFQSIAGSEKGNTAFGFDGATIEEARQLALQSGAATGPNVMYFETGQGSELSSDAHFGVDQVTMEARCYGFAKKFDPFLVNTVVGFIGPEYLYDSKQVIRAGLEDHFMGKLTGISMGCDVCYTNHMKADQNDVENLSVLLTAAGCNFIMGIPHGDDVMLNYQTTGYHETATLREMFGLKPIKEFDAWMEKMGFSENGKLTSRAGDASIFLK, encoded by the coding sequence ATGATTTTAAAAACGAATTTATTCGGCCATACATACCAGTTTAAATCCATCACTGATGTGTTGGCAAAAGCAAACGAAGAAAAATCAGGCGATCGCTTAGCCGGAGTTGCTGCTGAATCTGCAGAAGAACGTGTAGCTGCCAAAGTAGTGCTTTCTAAAATGACGCTTGGTGAATTACGTAATAATCCTGTTGTCCCATACGAAACGGATGAGGTAACTCGTATTATTCAAGACCAAGTAAATGACCGTATTCATGATTCCATCAAAAACTGGACAGTGGAAGAATTACGGGAATGGATTTTAGACCATAAAACAACAGATGCAGACATTAAACGTGTTGCACGCGGGCTTACATCAGAAATAATTGCCGCAGTAACTAAATTAATGTCCAACCTAGATTTAATTTATGGCGCAAAAAAAATCCGCGTAATCGCTCATGCAAACACAACAATCGGTCTTCCAGGAACATTCTCTGCCAGACTACAACCAAATCACCCAACTGATGATCCAGATGGTATCCTTGCTTCATTAATGGAAGGATTAACATATGGTATTGGGGATGCAGTAATCGGACTTAACCCAGTAGATGATTCTACTGATAGCGTTGTTCGTCTACTAAATAAATTTGAAGAATTCCGTAGCAAATGGGATGTACCAACACAAACTTGTGTCCTTGCCCATGTGAAAACACAAATGGAAGCAATGCGACGCGGCGCTCCAACAGGCCTAGTGTTCCAATCAATTGCTGGTTCTGAAAAAGGAAATACTGCTTTTGGATTTGATGGAGCAACCATTGAAGAAGCTAGACAATTAGCCCTTCAAAGTGGAGCTGCAACTGGACCAAACGTGATGTATTTTGAAACAGGTCAAGGTTCTGAACTTTCCTCAGACGCGCATTTTGGCGTAGACCAAGTAACGATGGAAGCTCGTTGTTACGGTTTTGCGAAGAAATTTGATCCATTCCTAGTTAATACTGTAGTTGGATTTATCGGACCAGAGTATTTATATGACTCAAAACAAGTTATCCGTGCTGGTCTTGAAGATCACTTTATGGGTAAATTAACTGGTATTTCGATGGGCTGTGACGTTTGTTACACCAACCATATGAAAGCGGACCAAAATGACGTAGAAAACTTATCTGTATTACTAACAGCAGCTGGATGTAACTTTATTATGGGAATTCCACATGGTGATGACGTTATGCTTAATTACCAAACAACTGGTTACCATGAAACAGCTACATTACGCGAAATGTTTGGCTTAAAACCAATTAAAGAATTCGATGCTTGGATGGAAAAAATGGGCTTCAGCGAAAATGGTAAATTAACTAGCCGTGCTGGAGATGCATCTATTTTCCTAAAATAA
- the eutH gene encoding ethanolamine utilization protein EutH, with the protein MSINEIIIYLMVIFMILGAIDKIIGNKFGLGAQFEEGIMAMGSLTLAMVGIITLAPVLAKILSPIVVPIYTALGADPAMFATTLLANDMGGFALAQELAQTPDAGLFAGAILGSMMGPTIVFTIPVALGIIKKEDHKYLATGVLSGIITIPIGCLIGGLVAGFSPVMIFKNLVPIILVAVLIMIGLWFKPEAMIKGFTVFGKGVVIVATIGLVAGAIQQLTGLTIIPGIAPVSEGIEIVGGIALVLAGAFCLVFVITKVFNKPLMKMGQLLGMNEVAAAGMVATLANSIPMFQMLKDMDERGKIINVAFAVSAAFVLGDHLGFTAGVAKDMIFPMIVGKLVGGVTAVGVAIYMANRMLKKNKAKEQTAVKNNG; encoded by the coding sequence TTGAGCATTAATGAAATTATTATTTATTTAATGGTAATCTTTATGATTCTTGGCGCCATCGACAAAATTATTGGTAATAAATTTGGCCTAGGGGCACAGTTTGAAGAAGGAATTATGGCGATGGGGTCGTTAACCCTTGCGATGGTTGGTATTATAACGCTTGCACCAGTTTTAGCAAAAATTTTAAGCCCGATTGTTGTACCAATTTACACCGCGCTAGGAGCAGATCCAGCGATGTTTGCAACAACACTTTTAGCAAATGATATGGGTGGCTTCGCGCTAGCTCAAGAACTTGCACAAACTCCGGATGCTGGACTTTTTGCTGGGGCAATTTTAGGTTCGATGATGGGACCAACCATTGTTTTCACGATTCCAGTAGCTCTAGGAATTATAAAAAAAGAAGATCATAAATATTTAGCAACTGGAGTACTTTCTGGTATTATTACAATTCCAATCGGTTGTTTAATCGGTGGACTTGTTGCAGGATTCTCTCCAGTTATGATTTTCAAAAACTTAGTACCAATTATACTCGTAGCTGTTTTAATTATGATTGGTCTTTGGTTTAAACCTGAAGCAATGATTAAAGGCTTTACTGTTTTCGGAAAAGGTGTCGTTATCGTCGCTACGATCGGGCTAGTTGCTGGGGCAATTCAACAATTAACTGGTTTAACAATCATTCCGGGAATTGCACCAGTAAGTGAAGGGATCGAAATCGTTGGTGGTATCGCTCTTGTACTTGCCGGAGCCTTCTGTTTGGTGTTCGTTATTACAAAAGTCTTCAACAAGCCACTTATGAAAATGGGTCAACTATTAGGCATGAATGAAGTTGCTGCAGCTGGTATGGTTGCTACACTTGCAAACAGTATTCCCATGTTCCAAATGTTAAAAGATATGGACGAACGCGGTAAGATTATTAACGTGGCGTTCGCAGTATCGGCAGCCTTTGTCCTTGGAGATCACTTAGGATTTACAGCTGGTGTCGCCAAAGATATGATTTTCCCAATGATTGTCGGAAAATTAGTTGGCGGGGTTACAGCAGTTGGAGTAGCTATTTATATGGCTAACCGAATGTTGAAGAAGAATAAAGCAAAAGAACAAACGGCGGTGAAAAATAATGGCTGA
- a CDS encoding BMC domain-containing protein: MPNEALGLIEVTGFLGAVVAADTCLKAANVELIQCEVIKGGLTTVELTGDVGAVNAAIEAGKAATESLGCLVSSHVIARMSEETKSLFVPTEQEKEEEVIQEIREVTTITDSTEQKLREMKVIDLRKLAYTLANVPIPKSKIKYANKEKLVHALKDIYGRSEN, encoded by the coding sequence ATGCCAAATGAAGCACTTGGTTTAATTGAAGTTACAGGTTTTCTAGGTGCTGTAGTTGCCGCAGATACTTGTTTAAAAGCAGCCAATGTCGAACTAATTCAGTGTGAAGTCATTAAAGGTGGACTAACAACCGTTGAATTAACTGGCGATGTTGGTGCGGTAAACGCAGCTATTGAAGCAGGAAAAGCAGCAACAGAAAGCTTAGGTTGCCTCGTTTCTAGTCACGTGATTGCAAGAATGAGTGAGGAAACTAAATCACTCTTTGTCCCTACAGAGCAAGAAAAAGAAGAAGAAGTTATCCAAGAAATCAGAGAAGTAACAACAATCACAGATTCAACCGAACAAAAACTTCGCGAAATGAAAGTCATTGATTTAAGGAAACTTGCTTACACATTAGCTAATGTGCCTATCCCAAAAAGCAAGATTAAATATGCGAACAAAGAAAAACTTGTTCACGCACTAAAAGATATTTATGGAAGGAGTGAAAACTAG
- the eutD gene encoding ethanolamine utilization phosphate acetyltransferase EutD, translating into MNNELITSLIEEVTRRALLETGVEVEASGRHVHLDRETVDELFGTGYELTHFRDLSQPGQYVCKERISIVGPKSVIHNVVILGPIRKKTQVEISSTDGTALGIKAPVRESGDISNTPGILLLAPKNSVQLTEGLIVAKRHIHMTPQDAEKHQVTQSEIVQVKINGERPLIFDDVVVRISPDFATYMHIDYDEANACGFKKGIRGQIIKKTPVK; encoded by the coding sequence ATGAATAATGAATTAATCACAAGCCTTATTGAAGAAGTTACTCGTCGCGCGCTACTTGAAACAGGCGTTGAAGTAGAAGCATCCGGTCGTCACGTGCATTTAGATCGTGAAACGGTGGATGAACTTTTCGGAACTGGGTATGAACTGACCCATTTCCGTGATCTTTCTCAACCAGGTCAATATGTTTGTAAAGAAAGAATTAGTATCGTTGGACCAAAAAGCGTCATTCATAATGTCGTTATCCTTGGACCAATCCGCAAGAAAACCCAAGTGGAAATTAGCTCTACTGATGGAACTGCGCTAGGAATAAAAGCACCTGTTCGCGAAAGTGGAGATATTAGTAACACACCAGGTATTTTACTTTTAGCCCCTAAAAACAGTGTCCAACTAACAGAAGGATTAATTGTTGCCAAGCGCCATATCCATATGACACCACAAGATGCTGAAAAACATCAAGTAACACAAAGTGAAATTGTTCAAGTGAAAATTAACGGCGAAAGACCACTCATTTTTGATGATGTAGTTGTTCGAATTAGCCCTGATTTCGCTACATATATGCATATTGATTATGATGAAGCCAATGCGTGCGGATTTAAAAAGGGAATTCGAGGTCAAATCATTAAGAAAACCCCGGTCAAATGA
- a CDS encoding acetaldehyde dehydrogenase (acetylating) produces the protein MALEDKDLRSIQEVRNLIASANTAQKELAAMSQQQIDTIVKAIADAGYDAREKLAKMAHEETGFGIWQDKVIKNVFASKHVYNYIKDMKTIGMLKEDNEKQVMEVAVPLGVVAGLIPSTNPTSTVIYKTLISIKAGNSIVFSPHPNALKAILETVKIISEAAEKAGCPKGAISCMTVPTIQGTDQLMKHKDTAVILATGGSAMVKAAYSSGTPAIGVGPGNGPAFIERSANIPQAVKHILDSKTFDNGTICASEQSVVVERVNKEAVIAEFRKQGAHFLSDAEAIQLGKFILRPNGSMNPAIVGKSVQHIANLAGLTVPADARVLIAEETKVGAKIPYSREKLAPILAFYTAETWQDACELSMDILYHEGAGHTLIIHSEDKAIIREFALKKPVSRLLVNTPGALGGIGATTNLVPALTLGCGAVGGSSSSDNIGPENLFNIRRIATGVRELEDIRKEENQATSELPADADALIQSLVEKVLAELK, from the coding sequence GTGGCACTAGAAGATAAAGATTTGCGCTCTATCCAAGAAGTTCGTAACCTCATTGCATCAGCTAACACAGCACAAAAAGAACTTGCTGCAATGAGCCAACAACAAATCGACACCATTGTAAAGGCAATAGCTGATGCTGGTTACGATGCCCGCGAAAAACTCGCAAAAATGGCTCATGAAGAAACTGGCTTCGGAATTTGGCAAGACAAAGTAATTAAAAACGTCTTTGCCTCAAAACACGTCTACAATTACATCAAAGATATGAAAACCATTGGTATGTTGAAAGAAGATAATGAAAAACAAGTAATGGAGGTTGCAGTTCCACTAGGCGTAGTTGCTGGATTAATCCCGTCAACAAACCCTACTTCGACTGTCATTTACAAAACACTTATTTCGATTAAAGCCGGAAATAGTATTGTGTTTTCTCCACATCCAAATGCGCTTAAAGCAATCCTTGAGACAGTAAAAATTATTAGTGAAGCAGCTGAAAAAGCTGGCTGTCCAAAAGGTGCGATTAGCTGCATGACTGTTCCAACAATTCAAGGAACAGATCAATTAATGAAACATAAAGATACAGCAGTTATCCTTGCAACAGGTGGTTCTGCGATGGTAAAAGCCGCTTATTCTTCTGGAACTCCGGCAATTGGCGTAGGTCCAGGAAACGGCCCAGCATTTATCGAACGTAGTGCTAACATACCTCAAGCAGTCAAACATATTCTTGATTCAAAAACATTCGACAACGGAACAATTTGTGCATCAGAGCAATCAGTCGTTGTGGAACGTGTGAATAAAGAAGCTGTGATAGCTGAATTTAGAAAACAAGGTGCACACTTCTTATCCGATGCAGAAGCGATTCAGTTAGGTAAATTCATTTTACGTCCAAATGGCTCAATGAACCCAGCAATCGTAGGTAAAAGCGTACAACATATCGCTAACTTAGCTGGCCTAACCGTTCCAGCTGATGCACGAGTACTTATTGCTGAAGAAACAAAAGTTGGCGCAAAAATCCCTTATTCAAGAGAAAAATTGGCCCCAATTTTAGCATTCTACACAGCCGAAACTTGGCAAGATGCTTGTGAACTTAGCATGGATATTCTTTATCATGAAGGAGCTGGACATACATTAATTATTCACTCCGAAGATAAAGCGATTATTCGCGAATTCGCACTGAAAAAACCAGTTTCCCGTCTACTTGTAAATACACCAGGAGCACTTGGCGGAATTGGCGCAACAACTAACTTAGTACCTGCTTTAACACTCGGTTGTGGAGCAGTTGGTGGAAGTTCGTCGTCTGACAATATCGGACCAGAAAATCTATTCAACATTCGCCGTATCGCAACAGGAGTTAGAGAATTAGAAGACATTCGTAAAGAAGAAAACCAAGCAACATCTGAACTTCCGGCTGATGCAGACGCACTCATCCAAAGTTTAGTCGAAAAAGTATTAGCAGAATTAAAATAA